The following are from one region of the Cloacibacterium normanense genome:
- a CDS encoding endonuclease/exonuclease/phosphatase family protein yields MSVLPFSKNQHWIFRVPEFLMLQITILQVIVFGISWFWAKGETLLFVLQIFQLGFIIYHIFTLIRFTKFYKYKDHRRPKHASKLVRGIAVNVYQFNTQFQKLIDLIAKEQPDFFITMESNSDWEKAMRVVEKDYPFSEKVTLENTYGMHFYSKLEILEVKTHYFVADDLPSIEAKLKTKDGYEFVFFGVHPPPPSPTEEKTSKERDGDLLSIAKKVKSYKIPVLVSGDFNNVAWAYSSQLFRKTSELIDARIGRGIFATFHAKHWFFRVPLDLLYHSKEIFVKKIFTYPSIGSDHFPLGFSFFIDRENDEQKEEIKTLENGEIHEVNQLIEEGKKEKSDNREEVATEDEI; encoded by the coding sequence TTGAGCGTTTTACCGTTCAGTAAAAACCAGCATTGGATTTTTAGAGTTCCTGAATTTTTGATGCTTCAAATCACCATTTTACAAGTCATTGTTTTTGGAATTTCTTGGTTTTGGGCAAAAGGAGAGACCTTACTTTTTGTTTTACAAATTTTTCAATTAGGATTTATCATTTATCATATTTTTACTCTTATTCGATTTACTAAATTTTATAAATACAAAGACCATCGAAGACCAAAACACGCTTCAAAATTGGTAAGAGGAATTGCTGTAAATGTTTATCAATTCAATACTCAATTTCAAAAATTAATTGATTTAATTGCGAAAGAACAACCCGATTTTTTCATTACGATGGAGAGTAACTCGGATTGGGAAAAAGCAATGCGAGTAGTAGAAAAAGATTATCCATTTTCTGAAAAAGTGACTTTAGAAAACACTTACGGAATGCATTTTTACTCAAAATTGGAAATTCTAGAAGTAAAAACGCATTATTTTGTTGCCGATGATTTGCCGAGTATTGAAGCAAAATTAAAAACCAAAGATGGATATGAATTTGTATTTTTTGGTGTTCATCCTCCTCCACCAAGTCCTACTGAAGAAAAAACGTCTAAAGAAAGAGATGGCGATTTATTAAGCATTGCCAAAAAAGTGAAAAGTTATAAAATTCCCGTTTTGGTTTCGGGAGATTTCAATAATGTAGCTTGGGCATATTCTTCGCAATTATTTAGAAAAACCAGCGAACTCATAGATGCGAGAATTGGAAGAGGAATTTTCGCCACTTTTCATGCCAAACATTGGTTTTTTAGAGTTCCGCTTGATTTATTATATCACAGCAAAGAGATTTTTGTGAAAAAAATTTTCACTTATCCTAGCATTGGTTCAGACCATTTTCCATTGGGATTCAGTTTTTTTATTGACCGTGAAAATGATGAACAAAAAGAGGAAATTAAAACTTTAGAAAATGGCGAGATTCACGAAGTAAACCAACTGATTGAAGAAGGCAAAAAAGAAAAAAGCGACAACCGAGAGGAAGTCGCTACAGAAGATGAAATCTAA
- a CDS encoding alpha/beta hydrolase, with protein MKNFFRFLFIISCTFLWSQERKSTATENVKIISENFDVPQLKTTRRIWIYLPKDYETSRKKYEVMYLQDAQNLFNDATSYAGEWQVDETLNKIFEKTGKSVIVIGIDNGGEKRIEELSPFKNAKYDGGNGENYVKFIVETLKPYIDKNYRTKSCKKHTTIGGSSLGALISVYAAVKYPETFGKVLAFSSAFWFNAEDLNAFISHSKVNLKHQKYYFVQGKHEDEDMEAQTNRVIENLKSKNVKSKNIFLKIDEDGKHNEMYWRREFEGAVLWLD; from the coding sequence ATGAAAAATTTCTTTCGCTTTCTGTTTATCATCAGTTGTACTTTTTTATGGAGTCAAGAAAGAAAAAGCACGGCGACAGAAAATGTGAAGATTATTTCTGAAAATTTCGACGTTCCTCAACTTAAAACCACACGAAGAATTTGGATTTATTTGCCTAAAGATTACGAAACTTCACGCAAAAAATATGAAGTGATGTATCTTCAAGATGCGCAAAATCTTTTTAACGATGCTACTTCTTATGCTGGAGAATGGCAAGTAGATGAAACGCTGAACAAAATTTTCGAAAAAACCGGAAAATCTGTAATTGTTATAGGAATAGATAACGGTGGCGAAAAACGAATTGAAGAACTTTCTCCTTTCAAAAATGCAAAATACGACGGCGGAAATGGAGAAAACTACGTAAAATTTATCGTGGAAACATTGAAACCTTATATCGATAAAAATTACAGAACAAAATCTTGTAAAAAACACACCACGATTGGTGGAAGTTCACTCGGAGCGCTAATCTCTGTTTATGCCGCGGTAAAATATCCTGAAACTTTCGGGAAGGTTTTGGCTTTTTCTTCTGCTTTTTGGTTTAATGCTGAAGATTTGAATGCATTTATTAGCCATTCTAAAGTCAATTTAAAGCATCAGAAATATTATTTTGTTCAAGGAAAACACGAAGATGAAGACATGGAAGCACAAACCAATCGTGTCATCGAAAATCTGAAATCTAAAAACGTGAAATCTAAAAATATTTTCCTAAAAATAGACGAAGACGGAAAACACAATGAAATGTATTGGCGTAGAGAATTTGAGGGAGCTGTTTTGTGGTTAGATTAG
- a CDS encoding 5-(carboxyamino)imidazole ribonucleotide synthase codes for MKIGILGGGQLGRMFIQNALNYDDEFHVLDPNSDCSCAYISHFSQGNFNNYEDVLAFGQDKDVISIEIEHVNVDALFELEKQGKKVIPNAEIIKTIQQKILQKEFYKKHNIPSPDFEIFDGTSDEIKIKFPFVQKLNTGGYDGKGVQIIKNAEDLKNLWTEDSVLENLVDIDKELSIIIAKNENGETKTFPVTEMVADEKLNLLDFNICPADISSEVQSQIDAIAEKFIKAANSAGLFAIELFLDKNGKVWVNETAPRLHNSGHQTQEGNANSQFEQFYRTLKNLPLADTDAFGFSGMLNLVGEQNYSGKVKYEGLEEVLKLPKTYVHLYGKTETKPGRKMGHINVLANSREELLEKLNYIKTLVRVIS; via the coding sequence ATGAAAATTGGAATTCTTGGTGGAGGCCAACTCGGAAGAATGTTCATTCAAAATGCATTAAACTACGACGATGAATTTCACGTTTTAGACCCCAACTCTGATTGTTCTTGTGCGTATATTTCACATTTTTCTCAAGGAAATTTTAATAATTATGAAGATGTTTTGGCTTTCGGTCAAGATAAAGATGTGATTTCCATAGAAATAGAACATGTAAATGTAGATGCACTTTTCGAATTGGAAAAACAAGGCAAAAAAGTGATTCCCAATGCGGAAATCATCAAAACCATTCAACAAAAAATTCTACAAAAAGAGTTTTATAAAAAACACAACATTCCAAGTCCTGATTTCGAAATTTTTGACGGAACTTCAGACGAAATTAAAATCAAATTTCCTTTCGTTCAAAAACTAAATACTGGAGGTTACGACGGAAAAGGAGTTCAAATCATCAAAAATGCCGAAGACTTAAAAAATCTTTGGACAGAAGATTCGGTTTTAGAGAATTTGGTGGATATAGACAAAGAACTTTCCATTATCATTGCTAAAAATGAAAATGGCGAAACCAAAACCTTTCCTGTGACAGAAATGGTTGCCGATGAAAAATTGAACCTTTTGGATTTCAATATTTGTCCTGCCGATATTTCATCAGAAGTTCAATCTCAAATTGATGCCATTGCCGAAAAATTCATCAAAGCGGCAAATTCTGCTGGACTTTTTGCCATCGAATTATTCCTTGATAAAAACGGAAAAGTTTGGGTAAATGAAACAGCGCCTAGATTGCACAATTCTGGTCATCAAACGCAAGAAGGAAACGCGAATTCTCAGTTCGAACAATTTTATAGAACTTTGAAAAATCTTCCTTTAGCAGATACAGATGCTTTTGGATTTTCAGGAATGCTGAATTTAGTTGGTGAACAAAACTACAGCGGAAAAGTTAAATATGAAGGTTTAGAAGAGGTTTTGAAACTTCCAAAAACTTATGTTCATCTCTACGGAAAAACAGAAACCAAACCGGGTAGAAAAATGGGACACATCAATGTTTTAGCCAATTCCAGAGAAGAATTACTAGAAAAACTGAATTATATTAAAACTTTGGTAAGAGTGATTTCTTAA
- the purE gene encoding 5-(carboxyamino)imidazole ribonucleotide mutase, whose amino-acid sequence MVSIIMGSQSDLPIMQQAADFLKSLEIPYELTVVSAHRTPERMFDFAKSAKNRGVKVIIAGAGGAAHLPGMVASCTTLPVIGVPILSSNSIDGWDSVLSILQMPSGIPVATVALNGATNAGILAAKILGSSDEEISAKLEIYQLSLKEKVLSTIEEIKKEHPNSYD is encoded by the coding sequence ATGGTTTCAATTATCATGGGCAGTCAGAGCGATTTGCCAATTATGCAACAAGCTGCTGATTTTTTAAAATCTCTAGAAATTCCTTACGAACTTACCGTAGTTTCTGCGCACAGAACGCCAGAACGCATGTTTGATTTTGCAAAATCTGCCAAAAATAGAGGCGTAAAAGTCATCATTGCAGGAGCAGGAGGTGCTGCACATTTGCCAGGAATGGTGGCGAGTTGTACTACTTTGCCGGTGATTGGCGTGCCTATTTTGAGCAGCAATTCTATTGATGGTTGGGATTCTGTATTGTCTATTTTGCAAATGCCTTCAGGAATTCCTGTGGCAACTGTTGCTTTGAACGGAGCTACCAATGCTGGGATTTTAGCTGCTAAAATTCTAGGAAGTTCAGACGAAGAAATTTCTGCAAAATTAGAAATTTATCAATTGAGCCTGAAAGAAAAAGTGCTTTCTACCATCGAAGAAATCAAAAAAGAACACCCGAATTCTTACGATTAG
- a CDS encoding alanine dehydrogenase, translated as MSSTIFTPFTEEQLIPKEEKLEVLKKGKKFSIGIPKETCLHEKRLCITPDAVQVLVEHGHDIILEAGAGEGSFFTDLQFSEAGAQITTSQAEVYGQDLVLKINPPTEEEMEFLKPNAYLVSALQINLRDKDYFKKLAEKKVNAIAFEFIMDEYRQLSLIRLIGEIAGGISILYASELLAKSNGLMLGGITGVRPTEVVVLGAGIVGESATKAAIGLGASVRVFDNSLSKLRRLHTLIDSRVPTSIIDPKELKKALMRADVVIGALPRLNMPFIVTEDMVKAMKKGSVIIDLTIDYGGCIETTEVTTHENPVIIKHEILHCGLPNLSSRMPRTTTKAISNFFLSYLLNYDEEGGFENMLLKRNEMKQSLYMYKGRHTKKVICDKFDLTYHDINLLIF; from the coding sequence ATGAGTTCTACCATATTTACACCTTTTACTGAAGAACAACTCATTCCTAAAGAGGAAAAATTAGAAGTTCTAAAAAAAGGAAAAAAATTTAGCATTGGTATCCCAAAAGAAACCTGTTTACACGAAAAAAGACTGTGTATTACTCCAGATGCAGTACAAGTTTTGGTAGAACATGGTCATGATATTATTTTAGAAGCTGGCGCTGGTGAAGGTTCTTTTTTCACCGATTTACAGTTTTCTGAAGCAGGAGCACAGATTACAACCAGTCAAGCAGAAGTGTACGGACAAGATTTGGTTCTTAAAATCAATCCGCCAACCGAAGAAGAAATGGAATTTTTAAAACCAAATGCTTATTTGGTTTCTGCACTTCAAATTAACTTAAGAGACAAAGATTATTTTAAAAAATTAGCAGAAAAAAAGGTAAATGCCATCGCTTTTGAATTCATTATGGATGAATACCGTCAGTTGTCACTGATCAGACTCATTGGCGAAATCGCAGGTGGAATTTCTATTTTGTACGCATCAGAATTATTGGCAAAATCAAATGGTTTAATGCTCGGTGGAATTACTGGAGTTCGCCCTACAGAAGTAGTAGTATTAGGAGCTGGAATTGTAGGAGAATCTGCGACAAAAGCAGCCATCGGTTTAGGTGCAAGTGTAAGAGTTTTTGACAATTCTTTATCTAAATTAAGAAGATTACATACACTTATAGACAGTAGAGTTCCTACATCAATTATAGACCCGAAAGAATTAAAAAAAGCATTAATGAGAGCTGATGTAGTGATTGGCGCATTACCTAGACTCAATATGCCTTTCATCGTAACAGAAGACATGGTAAAAGCCATGAAAAAAGGCTCTGTAATTATAGATTTGACCATAGATTATGGCGGTTGTATAGAAACTACAGAAGTAACCACTCACGAAAATCCTGTCATCATTAAACACGAAATTCTTCACTGTGGATTACCTAATTTATCTTCTAGAATGCCTAGAACCACTACGAAAGCTATTTCCAATTTCTTCCTAAGTTATCTCCTAAATTATGACGAAGAAGGTGGTTTCGAAAATATGCTTTTAAAAAGAAACGAGATGAAACAATCGCTTTACATGTATAAAGGCAGACATACCAAAAAAGTGATTTGCGACAAATTCGACCTTACTTATCACGACATCAACCTTTTAATTTTTTAA
- a CDS encoding DMT family transporter translates to MNTEKDFKLILAILTVAIVWGTTYLGIRIAVETIPPWFVTGIRQSIAALLLLGFLVYKKQLKWIGLKNLKTQIILSTLMIIIANGMTTIAEKHINSSLASVLTATSPIIVFLGSVFIGLEQFKLKSVLGLILGFSGVLLIFSDGLQELLNPDYRLGLIVLFIGILGWASGTLFTKKITIHSDNILLNLFYQFAFAGIVQLIFAFAFTKNYDFEKWSAESFAYVVYLGVFGSVITYYAFLYALKRVNPSQISMLNYVNTIIAIFLGWLILDEKITTKFIFAAILIISGVFIMNLKKEMFKKSEARSLKSED, encoded by the coding sequence ATGAACACAGAAAAAGATTTCAAACTTATTTTAGCCATTCTTACGGTTGCAATAGTTTGGGGAACTACATATTTAGGAATTAGAATTGCTGTAGAAACCATACCACCTTGGTTTGTTACCGGAATCAGACAAAGCATTGCCGCACTTTTATTGTTGGGTTTTTTGGTCTATAAAAAACAACTGAAATGGATTGGTTTGAAAAATCTGAAAACTCAAATCATTCTTTCTACATTAATGATTATCATTGCTAACGGAATGACAACCATTGCCGAGAAACACATCAATAGCAGCCTCGCTTCGGTTCTTACTGCTACTTCGCCGATAATTGTATTTCTGGGAAGTGTATTCATTGGTTTAGAACAATTCAAACTGAAATCTGTTTTAGGATTAATCTTAGGTTTTAGTGGTGTTCTGTTAATTTTTTCTGATGGTTTACAAGAATTGCTAAATCCTGATTACAGATTGGGACTTATTGTTTTATTTATCGGGATTTTAGGTTGGGCTTCTGGAACACTTTTCACCAAAAAAATCACGATTCATTCTGATAATATTTTATTGAATTTATTCTATCAATTTGCTTTTGCTGGAATTGTTCAACTTATTTTCGCCTTTGCTTTTACCAAAAATTATGATTTCGAAAAATGGAGTGCAGAATCATTTGCTTACGTAGTTTATTTGGGTGTTTTCGGCTCGGTGATTACTTATTATGCGTTTCTTTATGCACTAAAAAGGGTAAATCCATCACAAATTTCAATGCTGAATTACGTGAATACGATTATCGCCATTTTCTTAGGTTGGCTGATTTTAGATGAAAAAATAACCACAAAATTTATTTTTGCGGCTATTCTTATTATTTCTGGAGTCTTTATTATGAACCTAAAAAAGGAAATGTTTAAAAAGTCTGAAGCTAGAAGTCTGAAGTCCGAAGATTAA
- the porX gene encoding T9SS response regulator signal transducer PorX, with translation MSKIIWIDDEVDLLKPHIVFLENKGYNVTPVNNVNEALELIENEKFQLALLDENMPGISGLEAIPMLKDLDSSIKIVMVTKNEEEHIMEQAIGSQISDYILKPVNPNQVLLSLKKNLQEDDLVEQKTKLEYQQGFRNLSMELSYVNTFQEWAEYYKKILNWEIKFDKVFDNEFADLLQSQKEEANIQFSKFIEKNYEEWLHSTEKPIMSHTAFKEKVKPVLEKDKVLLLMVDNLRYDQWKVIEPLFARFYNKVSEDEYFSILPTATQYARNSFFAGLMPSEIEKRFPDKWFNDNEEGNKNEHEREFLEDQMKRIGLQNKSMKYLKVLNADFERKILDDFNQHKNNDLLVIVYNFIDILSHAKTDNHIVDQLIRDDKTFRSLTVNWFENSSILKIIKLAAEQGFKLVITTDHGMVYVKKPSQVVGDRETSTNIRYKTGKSLTYDEKDVWAITNPEKLFLPKGNLSSKYIFAKNNIFLAYPKNYNHFVNYYKDTYQHGGISLEEIIIPISILEPK, from the coding sequence ATGTCAAAAATAATTTGGATTGATGATGAAGTAGATTTACTCAAACCACATATCGTTTTTCTAGAAAACAAAGGCTATAACGTAACGCCAGTTAACAATGTGAACGAAGCGCTAGAATTGATAGAAAACGAAAAATTTCAACTCGCACTTTTAGACGAAAACATGCCTGGAATTTCTGGTCTGGAAGCCATTCCTATGCTTAAGGATTTAGATTCTTCTATAAAAATCGTGATGGTGACCAAAAACGAAGAAGAACACATCATGGAACAAGCCATCGGTTCGCAGATTTCTGATTACATTCTAAAACCGGTAAATCCCAATCAGGTTTTGCTTTCGCTGAAGAAAAATCTTCAAGAAGACGATTTGGTAGAGCAAAAAACCAAATTAGAATATCAACAAGGTTTTCGTAATCTTTCGATGGAACTCAGCTATGTAAACACTTTTCAAGAATGGGCAGAATATTATAAGAAAATCTTGAATTGGGAAATCAAATTCGATAAAGTTTTTGACAATGAGTTTGCAGATTTATTACAATCTCAAAAAGAAGAAGCCAACATTCAGTTTTCTAAATTTATAGAAAAAAATTATGAAGAATGGCTTCACAGCACAGAAAAACCGATTATGTCTCACACTGCTTTTAAGGAAAAAGTAAAACCCGTTTTAGAAAAAGACAAAGTTTTACTTCTGATGGTTGATAATTTGAGATATGACCAATGGAAAGTGATAGAACCGCTTTTCGCAAGGTTTTACAACAAGGTTTCAGAAGACGAATATTTCAGCATTTTACCTACTGCCACTCAATATGCCAGAAATTCATTTTTCGCAGGTTTAATGCCTTCGGAAATCGAAAAACGTTTTCCAGACAAGTGGTTTAATGACAACGAAGAAGGCAATAAAAACGAGCACGAACGCGAATTTTTAGAAGACCAAATGAAAAGAATTGGACTACAAAACAAGTCCATGAAATATTTGAAAGTTCTGAATGCAGATTTTGAACGCAAGATTTTAGATGATTTTAACCAACATAAAAACAATGATTTACTGGTGATTGTCTATAATTTCATCGATATTCTTTCGCATGCCAAAACAGACAATCACATTGTAGACCAATTGATTAGAGACGACAAAACTTTCAGAAGTCTTACTGTAAATTGGTTTGAAAATTCTTCAATTTTAAAAATTATTAAACTTGCTGCGGAACAAGGATTTAAACTCGTGATTACGACTGACCACGGAATGGTTTATGTGAAAAAACCTTCGCAAGTTGTAGGCGATAGAGAAACCAGCACCAACATTCGTTATAAAACAGGAAAATCACTTACTTATGACGAAAAAGATGTTTGGGCAATTACGAATCCAGAAAAATTGTTTTTACCTAAAGGAAATCTCAGCAGCAAATATATTTTTGCGAAAAACAACATCTTTTTGGCGTACCCAAAAAATTACAACCACTTTGTCAATTATTACAAAGACACGTATCAACATGGCGGAATTTCACTAGAAGAAATCATTATACCTATCAGTATTTTAGAACCTAAGTAG
- a CDS encoding nuclear transport factor 2 family protein translates to MKKIFFLLISSFSFAQNASEKEIVKPIETLFNAMKSADSLGVKNAFSGSAIMQTFGKNQEIRTDKVEDFAKQVGASQTGDLDERFTISKILVDGNMASVWVPYQFYYKGNFSHCGVNSFQLAKINNEWKIQYIIDTRRKKCD, encoded by the coding sequence ATGAAAAAAATCTTCTTTCTCCTGATTTCCAGTTTTTCTTTTGCTCAAAACGCATCAGAAAAAGAAATCGTAAAGCCGATTGAAACCCTTTTCAATGCAATGAAATCTGCTGATTCTCTTGGAGTGAAAAACGCTTTTTCAGGTTCAGCTATTATGCAGACTTTTGGGAAAAATCAAGAAATAAGAACGGATAAAGTAGAAGATTTTGCCAAACAAGTTGGCGCATCTCAAACTGGCGATTTAGACGAAAGATTCACCATTTCTAAAATTTTGGTTGATGGAAATATGGCTTCGGTTTGGGTTCCGTATCAGTTTTATTATAAAGGTAATTTTTCGCATTGCGGAGTAAACAGTTTTCAACTCGCGAAAATCAATAATGAATGGAAAATTCAATATATCATTGATACTAGAAGAAAAAAATGTGATTAG
- a CDS encoding LLM class flavin-dependent oxidoreductase, giving the protein MSAVTVLSSAEPVKVYQDFSTLDLISGGRAEIGVGRGSFIESFPLFGYDLDDYHELFEEKLDLLLKINTQENVTWKGKLRAPMENQTVYPRATNNGKLPVWIAVGGTPESVLRAARLGLPRQFKPLIDFYKKEYLRHGHNPEEMQIGIHSHTLVSENPEVIDGYFENYAAQMNRIGSSRGWSAYTKMQYDGGRSKEGALFIGNSDEVAEKINMVKEMFGLTRYIAHMDVGAPNHEVMMKSIELFGTKVAEKVR; this is encoded by the coding sequence ATGAGCGCGGTTACTGTTTTAAGTTCAGCAGAACCCGTAAAAGTGTATCAAGATTTTTCTACTTTGGATTTAATTTCTGGTGGAAGAGCCGAAATTGGCGTAGGTAGAGGAAGTTTCATTGAATCTTTTCCGCTTTTTGGTTATGATTTAGATGATTATCACGAACTTTTTGAAGAAAAATTAGATTTATTACTTAAAATAAATACTCAAGAAAACGTAACTTGGAAAGGCAAACTTCGTGCTCCTATGGAAAATCAAACGGTTTATCCTAGAGCAACGAACAACGGAAAATTACCAGTTTGGATTGCAGTTGGCGGAACTCCAGAATCGGTTTTAAGAGCTGCTAGATTAGGTTTGCCAAGACAGTTTAAACCTTTGATTGATTTTTACAAAAAAGAATATCTGAGACATGGTCACAATCCAGAAGAAATGCAAATTGGGATTCACTCTCACACTTTAGTCAGCGAAAATCCTGAGGTAATTGATGGATATTTTGAAAATTATGCCGCTCAAATGAACAGAATTGGCAGTTCTAGAGGTTGGTCTGCTTACACCAAAATGCAATATGATGGCGGCAGAAGCAAAGAAGGCGCTCTATTTATTGGAAATTCTGATGAAGTAGCTGAAAAAATCAATATGGTGAAAGAAATGTTTGGCTTAACCAGATATATCGCTCACATGGATGTTGGCGCGCCTAATCACGAGGTGATGATGAAAAGTATAGAATTATTCGGAACGAAAGTTGCTGAAAAAGTAAGATAA
- a CDS encoding prephenate dehydrogenase, with amino-acid sequence MKIAIIGVGLIGGSIALKLREKNFGAEFIGIDKSEIHLQEAQELGIIDRFEDFENGVKNADLIITAIPVDATVKILPQVLDLITDKQTVMDTGSTKSGIVEAIKNHPNRKRFVAFHPMWGTENSGPKAAQKESFAGRAAVICDREDSDQDALALVENIAKNLEMHLIYMNADAHDVHTAYISHISHITSYALANTVLEKEREEDTIFQLASSGFSSTVRLAKSHPEMWVPIFKQNKENVLDVLNEHITQLRKFKSALEKENFELLEELIKNANKIRGILK; translated from the coding sequence ATGAAGATTGCTATTATTGGTGTAGGTTTAATTGGTGGTTCTATCGCCCTAAAACTCCGTGAAAAAAATTTCGGAGCAGAATTTATAGGAATTGACAAATCAGAAATTCACCTTCAAGAAGCCCAAGAATTAGGAATTATAGACCGTTTCGAAGATTTTGAAAACGGTGTTAAAAACGCAGACCTTATCATCACTGCTATTCCAGTTGATGCTACGGTTAAAATTTTACCACAAGTTCTAGATTTAATTACCGATAAACAAACGGTAATGGATACCGGTTCTACCAAATCTGGAATTGTAGAAGCCATCAAAAATCACCCGAACCGAAAAAGATTTGTAGCATTTCACCCAATGTGGGGAACCGAAAATTCTGGACCTAAAGCTGCGCAGAAAGAAAGTTTTGCAGGAAGAGCAGCCGTAATTTGCGACCGTGAAGATTCTGATCAAGATGCATTAGCATTGGTAGAAAATATTGCCAAAAATCTAGAAATGCACCTGATTTACATGAATGCAGACGCTCATGACGTTCACACTGCGTACATTTCTCACATTTCTCACATCACTTCTTACGCTTTGGCAAACACGGTTTTAGAAAAAGAGCGAGAAGAAGATACCATTTTCCAATTGGCGAGTTCTGGTTTTTCGAGTACGGTTCGTTTGGCGAAATCTCATCCAGAAATGTGGGTTCCTATCTTCAAACAAAACAAAGAAAATGTATTAGACGTTCTTAATGAACACATTACACAGCTCAGAAAATTCAAATCTGCTCTAGAAAAAGAGAATTTTGAACTTCTGGAAGAACTCATCAAAAACGCCAATAAAATCCGAGGCATCTTAAAATAA
- the tsaE gene encoding tRNA (adenosine(37)-N6)-threonylcarbamoyltransferase complex ATPase subunit type 1 TsaE has translation MSQTFQIEKIEDWQKVVDEILPNLQHNILLLKGNLGAGKTTFSQFLMKSLGSTDEVSSPTYAIVNEYHSPKGKVFHFDLYRLKKIEEAYDFGIEEYLDNAFLCIIEWPEIYEEELADLPHHEMTITNHGDYREIVFH, from the coding sequence ATGTCTCAAACATTCCAAATAGAAAAAATTGAAGATTGGCAAAAAGTAGTAGATGAAATTTTGCCCAATTTGCAACACAATATTCTTTTGCTTAAAGGAAACTTAGGCGCTGGTAAAACCACATTTTCTCAGTTTTTGATGAAAAGTTTAGGAAGCACAGACGAAGTTTCTTCGCCAACTTACGCTATTGTAAACGAATACCATTCACCAAAAGGAAAAGTTTTTCATTTTGATCTTTATCGACTCAAAAAAATAGAAGAAGCTTATGATTTTGGGATTGAAGAATATCTAGACAATGCTTTTCTCTGCATTATAGAATGGCCAGAAATCTATGAAGAAGAATTGGCAGATTTACCTCATCATGAAATGACAATTACCAATCATGGAGATTATAGAGAAATTGTTTTCCACTAA
- the gloA2 gene encoding SMU1112c/YaeR family gloxylase I-like metalloprotein: MKIHHIAIICSDYEVSKKFYTEVLGLNIIREIYREERQSYKLDLAIGDDYVIELFSFPNPPKRPSRPESCGLRHLAFAVENVEEKRTELLQKGVNCEEIKIDEFTEKKFFFIADPDDLPLEFYEM; the protein is encoded by the coding sequence ATGAAAATACATCATATTGCTATTATTTGCTCTGATTATGAGGTTTCTAAAAAGTTTTACACGGAAGTTTTAGGACTGAATATTATCAGAGAAATTTACCGAGAAGAAAGACAATCTTACAAACTAGATTTGGCGATTGGTGATGATTATGTTATTGAATTATTTTCATTTCCGAATCCGCCAAAAAGACCTTCCAGGCCAGAAAGTTGTGGTTTGAGACATTTGGCTTTTGCAGTTGAAAATGTGGAAGAAAAACGAACAGAACTATTGCAAAAAGGAGTGAATTGTGAAGAAATCAAAATAGATGAATTTACTGAGAAAAAATTCTTTTTCATCGCAGATCCAGATGATTTGCCTTTAGAATTTTACGAAATGTAA